Below is a genomic region from Drosophila kikkawai strain 14028-0561.14 chromosome X, DkikHiC1v2, whole genome shotgun sequence.
TTATTTTAGATCGATTTTGGGCTAATCCTTACACGATATAGTAGGTATTATAGTGATCATGCTTTTACTTTTCCTACTAATAATTAAATCTGAGAAAAACCATCCTATTTTAAGGCGAGTTATgaattaaaatcgattttaataatttttaaatcgatattttcatacaaaaattatgaaaactttgattattatttaataacatCCATACATGATCATATTTATAGGTCCACATATGTACGTAACAATTCCTAGGTTATATATAGATAGCTTTTTCATACTACAACGTTTTAAGTTTATtactttttccattttaaaaagGAGGAAGTCTCACATAACATATGAGACATTTTCTACAAACTGTAAGTAACCAGCGCTCGTAAAATTGGCTGAATGGTTTCGATGATATCACTTTCCAGTCGACAAAAAATTTCGCCAGATCATTATAATCGTTAATGTCTTAATcactaattaaaaataatatcaataaatatcgatttaataTCCATTAAATTCATATATTAGAAAGCTTtcctgtgttagtttttatccGTGTATCAAATCTACACATTAAgtataacaattttaaaaattaaaatttgttgatCAATTTAATGATGTTAAAGTtatgaaaaatttttaaaatatctaaaatgttttctctatattttctttataattcattaaaatgtatatggttctaaataaaaattatttttggcataTCTTTTGGACATCTTATGccctaaatatttttattcgtattctttaaatcaatttttatcaATATTTGTATATCATTATTATATCATactttgtaaaaatatatatttaaaaaaaattatataaatattaagtcaATCAAATAgcaataatttgaatttggaaagcattgttatgttaatttttataaggttaacatATTGGCATAGTCAATTTagcatttaaaacatttaaaaattttatccAATTTTTGGAAGTTTAAAAAAGCCATAACTCAGtcaaaaaaacattaatttgaATTCGGAAAACGTTGTTATGTTAGTTATTATTacgttaacaaatctgcatacttaattcAATAACCCCTTTCaaaattttcgaaaaatatgaaaaaaaaatttttatgtcATTCATGGCTAGATTGCCTGGGTTGTTGATGCTAATCAACAacatatatggtttatagaatcggaaatgactcctgcTACTTTTCAAGCTTCTGATCACtattataaaattgttaaaaaatagcaataataattttaaaatttctactgtttaattaatatatttctattaattttctttaagacGAAACCCAAGCACATTCTGCAGTTGAGTGAGGAGGAGCGACGCAGCTTTTGCGACTCCTTCGATCACGTGTTCAGCGACATTGATGGCGTTCTATGGGCTTTGGAGAACTTGGTGCCCCATGCCGCCGACGGGTATAAGGCCCTCGAGCGGATCGGCAAGCAACTGACCTTTGTCACCAACAACAGTGTCCGGACGATGGACCAGTGCGTTCGTCGCTTTGCCAAGATCGGGCTGCAGGTGAAGCCGGAGCAGATCTGGCATCCGGCGCAGAGCATCGTGGAGTACCTGCAAAGGATTAAATTCGAGGGCCTCATCTACATCATTGCCAGCCAGCCATTCAAGGCTGTGTTGCGCGAGGCGGGCTTTCAGCTGCTGGATGGGGTGAGTGAGGATCGGAGATCGCCatgatttgtatattttatatttattcttattaCTGCTTTAGCCCAATGAGTTCATTGAGGAATCCTACGAGAGCCTGGCCAGGCACATCTTTGGCCGCGAACCGGTCCGCGCCGTCGTTGTCGATGTGGACTTCAACCTGAGCTCCCCGAAGATTCTGCGTGCCCACATGTACCTGCGGCGCCCCGAGTGCCTCCTGCTGGTCGGTGCCACCGATCGCCTACTGCCTGTGTCCAAGGAGGTGAACATTATCGGGCCGGGACCCTTTGCCTCTATCCTAGAGGAGGCCAGCGGGAAGCCGCCGCTTACCCTGGGCAAACCGGGCCGCCAGCTGGGTGAACTGCTTGTCCAGCACTATGCCATCAGCCAGCCCAGTCGCGCTCTCATGATCGGTGACATGTTGGCCCAGGATGTGGGCTTTGGCCGCGTGTGCGGCTTCCAGACGCTGCTTGTCCTCAGCGGCGGCTGCAccctggagcagctgcaggcCGAGACGAATCCCAACCACATTCCGGACTACTATGCTGATAGTGTGGCCGACCTGGCCCTAATGCTGGGCGAGGGACCCAAGGCGCATGTCTAGCCATCTCcaattccccaaaaaaaaaaggaagaacaAAGCTCAGGAGCGCACTTTTTATGGTTAAGGGAAGAGTTTGCAATAAATTcatgtttaaacaattttgcTAAGcagaaatataatttcttttaattaattataaagcaAACAAGTATAGAATAGCTAAAGTTTAATCTACCATAAAAGCCAAATCTGTATTTTTGAtgtattttgttatttgttttataatcgATAATGtcaagtttattatataattaatacatacaaaGTATAGCCAGCGAGTTATCAGGCATAAACACTTGACTTTAGCGATTATCAGCGCCACATATATCCCCTAGGCAATCGGCCAAATAGTCCGGTACCTGGGGATGGCCAGCCGGAAGCCGCTGCACATCCTCCAGCCGCGTGCCGCCGGTTAGGACCAACAGGGTCTGGTAGCCACTGGCTCGGGCAAATCCAATATCGCTGGCCAGGCTGTCGCCCACAAAGAGAACGCGATTCGGCGGTACATCCGGGTGACGTTGCAGGAGCAGCTGGCGCAGATCCTCTCCCGGCTTGCCCAATGTAATTGGCTGACGGCCAACGGATTGGGTAACCACATCAATAAAAGGTCCTGGTCCTGATTtgaaaacgaaatcgaaataaaTCTCCAGCAGGTTGAGGTATCACTAACCTATTATATCGCCCTGGCCGAAGGGTATCAGGGCATCAGCAGCTCCGGCCAGAAACAGGCACTTGGGATTCTGCAGCTGGACATGGGCACGCATCATCTTGGCTGCCGACAGGTTAAAGTCCACATCGATGACGACAGCCGCCACGGGTTCTCCGCCATAGATAGCCTCATGCAGATCCTTGAGGCTCCTGATGATACCAGGGCCACTCTATCGAAATGTTCCTTTTAACTGATCAAAGCAGCTTGTGGGTAATCCCATCACCTACCTCTTCAGTCAGCCGAAAGCCTGCCTCTTTAAGGAGTTGCCTAAATGGCGGCGTGGCCAGGCAGTAAATGAGTCCCTCGAACTTGATAGACTTCAGGTGATCGCAAATGGTTTGGGCAGGATGCACAATTTGgtgctggcaaaaaaaaaaaacaacgttGATTTGTTAAAGTCAGGCAGAGTCCTTGACTCACCGCGTCAATCTTCAGATGTCCCTGTTGGGCGAACTTCTCGATGTGCTCCTTCATGGAACTAATGCTGTTGTTGGTCACAAAGGTCACCTGCTTGCCACGAAACTCCAGGTGGGCCAGGGCCGCGGCCGAGCCGGGTATAAAGTCCCGCAGGGGGTACCAAATCACACCTGTTTCAGGGAGAGAGTGTAGAGAACGCATTTCATCATACGCTTCTTTACTCACTTACCATCGCAATCGCAGAAAACCAAGTTAAAGGAATCAAAGAATTCCTCACGCTCCTCCTCTCTCAGCTCCTTGAGGTGCTTGACCTTGAAGAAGGGGTTAAAGAGCTTGAATGTaactattatatatattaattcatTTTGTTTTCCATCTCTCAAGAAAAAATATCACTCAATATAATCCCTAATTCCTTGCTAATCCCTTTCTGGTTCTCTTTACCCACCGAATTCATTTCGATAGAGAGTCGACACTTATCCGGATTTGAAGGAGGGACTCCACCATCAAGCGTTGGACGCAACAGATTTGAAACTAATCCCCAGTGCCACGAGCTTCTCAAGCTGGAAGACACCCCACATCCACAACCAAAGACAATTGCCAGCTGTCTCGCACGGGGAGCGATTGCGTTTTGCATCAAATTGCATTAGCTCGGTGCGAGGTCGATACACTGGGACCCAGGTAGAAAAGCATAGCTTGGATATTATGTATAACAAATCTTATATCTTATAATTTAAGATCTCCTTTtaaacaaagttttttttcataattttgcaagaataaaacaagaaatcaAGGAATATCTAgtgaaacatattttaaagcaTGCTTTTAGGAgcttttaaaaaagatttttttctaaaattctaAACCTTTATCTTATACTAAACAACATCTTCTTAAGACCACTGTGCCTTGCActcattattatattttatctttAAGTATATGTGTGCATATTAGGTGGCATGAGTCCCCAGCTTGGTGGTGTCGCTGTCAATTGAGTGTGTGCGTCTTGTCCAGTCAAGCTTCTGTTGGGCAGCGTTCCAATTGATTTGCTTCATCGCCTTCCAATAGAGCTCATTATATAAGGCCGAGTGCATCCGGTTCTCTTTCCACTCAAAACACCCAATAAAacttacttttaatttatggAAACTTCAACGCAGAATGACCTCGTCTGTATATTAagggatttttttaaatataagtaaaGGGAATAGGATTTTGGATATATTTGATATCGTTTTTTCAGGCATTGATAAAACCAATttgtttctatatatttttcagacAGACAGCCATCTGAGTGCGCCAAGAAATTGGCTCTAAATCGACTCGCCTGAGGATGCTAATCATGAATATTACACACTTTGCATTTTGACATTAATGGAGCTCAAtcctttatttattgaataattCACATACAGACACAGGCAGCGCACAACACAATTCGTTTCGTTGTCCTTAATCTCTATCGTAATCGTAGTCCTCATTGTTAtcgtataaatatattttatcaaaacaaCAATTCACTTGTATGTACATGTAAGTAGCATTACGAATTGTTCAAAAAAATACtgcgctcgctctctcgcttgGCAATaatcaacaataataataggataaaaaaaacaaactagGGATTTGAAGGAGAGCTGCTGCTTGTACATATGTTTGTGTGTATCGCTTTTCGGTTGTGTGGGTAACAGTTTGTAAGGTACATATTGGATTGTTTCTTAGTGTTACGTGTTGTTAGCTGGTAATAATcgtacatataaatatatatagctaCCAACAGTTTCcgttacaaattataaatactcGTTGTTTTCctcctttgttttttttttttttaatgcacttTGGACgtgtaaaaatattcaaatacatatcatacatatatctataaCTGTATATTCGGGGTGCTGTCAAAGCGACGCTAACGGGGATGCCAGTGATTCGATCCTCTCACCTGCATCTCgtaacaatatataaaaacctttttctttctaaaaaaaatgcgATTGCTTGACTTTGAGGGCTTCGATTCGATGCACATTTCCCTCTATATTCGTTGAGCATTTCCACACAAATCATGTTAAGTACGAAACAGAAACATGGCATGTAGGAGCCGAAGGAGCCAAGGAACAAAACAGCTGGCTCCCTCCTCCTATACATAAGatgtgttggtgttgttgtcaTCGGTCTCGCGTTGTCGCTGGCGCAGAGCAGAGCCTTCCTCTGACTTCAACTGGGtagccgtcgtcgtcggcgtCGTCGCTGCTTGGATGTGAACCTGCTGCCGCTCGTATTCGATGATGTGTTCGCGTAGCAGAAAGTTTTCTCGCTTGATGCGCTTCAGCAGGCGTCCAGAAACATCCGGAACGGCCCAACGCAGGATGCCCTGCAGCATGGTGATGATGTTCTAGGAATTATAGatacaattaattattattattttaaaaattattaatttaaaaatgattgatttaaaaatgattgatgtaaaaattattaatttaaaaattattaatttaaaaattattaatttaaaaattattgatttaaaaaatattaatttaaaaaatattgatttaaaaattattgatttaaaaatggttgatttaaaaattattaatttaaaaattattaattcaaaaattattgatttaaaaatgattgatttaaaaatgattgatttaaaaattattaatttaaaaattatgaattaatagATTATgacttaaaaaattatgaattctaaattattaatttaaaaatgattaaataattatttaacagTTAAAGATACTATAATCGATTCatcgatatttttcaattatgcTATAAATTTCCTTTTCGATAATAATCGATTTAGTTGAAGCCAAAAAATTATGAATCAATgatataaatctaaaatatttccagTTCTAGTACTAAAGATTAACCATAGAACATACCTGGTATATGACTATAAAGGCTAATCGACCCGTCAGTATCTTCCAGTAGATCATGGGTCGCTTGTAGGGCTGCGGATGCCACGGCGGGTTTCGGAACTCGGTGTAGCGGCACACCGTCTCGTTCACATACTGACTGCCACCCAGGAGCGGCTCCACCTGGAAGTCTTTGGTGTTGAACACAGCTAGGGTGAAGTTCAAATAGTTGTTCAGCTCCGGATCCCCCATGGAGGCGGCATAAACAATTTTCGGTATTAAATTAGAGCTAAATGCTATGATCATTGCCTATAGAAGGGAAAGGGAAAAATTCAAATCCAAAACTTAAGACATATTTCTTAGGACTCACGCTCGATGCCACGGCTATCCGCGTAACCACGGTCATGATATTATGCCAGACACCAATGTCGTGGGCTCGCATGCCCACCGGCCGGCGGAGGAAGCGCAGCATTTTGATGGCATCCAGGCGCACCTCAACGACATTGTTGATCAGCGCCAGCAGCGGGGCCAGAGGAAAAGCCAAGCTAAATAGGGTAATGAAGCCAAACTGCACAACTAATGTGGAGGGAGAACCAATAATCAGTCGATGGCTTAATCGATATACCCTTATTCCAGGCCAAAACTCACCCATCTCTAGATATTCCACATACAGGGAATTACTCTCGGCGGGCAGGAGATTGTAGTCCTCGGTAAATTGATTGTACGGCACCAGGCGATTGTCCTTGTGGCTCTTGTACCAGCCATGGCGGTAGCTTAGCTCCTTGAGGGTGCGCATCAGGTAGGGTATGAGCATCTCAACGATGGCATTCACCACCTGCTTGCCGGCCATTATGATGACCAGCTGCATACAGAGCTCCATGAGGCAGCCACCGGGATTGCATTCCTCCTGACGGAAGCCAAGCACGCGATTATACTTGGCCGGATAGCCAACGAACTTGCCCTTGAGGAAGGCTATGTAGAAGAGCGAGGAATAGTAGTTGACGAACTGGAACACATAATTCTTGATGGTCAGACTCTCGTCGTACTCCGTCTGGGTGCGGCAGTACTCGTAGTTGGTCAGACGCACCGCCAGGTTCGAGTATACCAGATCCAGCAGCGAGATGACAATCAGATCAATCACTCCCGCCGTCATCGGCAGGATCATCACCTTGAATGTCATGGAATTCTCACTGCCCAGGATGCTGTGCGAGGCCCGCTGGGCCATTCTATAGATGATAATCCCCGCAATGGCGATGACTGATATGCAAATCTGGAAGGGATCAGCATGGGTAAAATGGGAAACCGGTTGCGACCGAGCCTGGCAACTACTCACAAACAATACCATGATGCTGTAGCTGGTGAAGTTGGGCAGGAATTTGATACTCCAGAAAGGCACATCCGGATCCAGGGTAACCTTTGGCTTGGCTTCATGGTTTCCCTGCAacgtcgttgtcgttgtcgtcgtcctCCTGTTGGCCAGCCGTTTGGAACGTGATATTTTGGCCAAGTACTGGGGACGCGGATGCTCAACGTGATGTGTGAATCCGGTGA
It encodes:
- the LOC108071789 gene encoding anoctamin-6 isoform X1; the protein is MYSAVRTHDYDYPESEMDERESLYFDTISLADSEAAAAAAAHRKSLSQSRNTIYHSAVDLAGDEGRSGSSLRLGSGAAAEHAALAWQPGYRQSTALEHLNGGGGGDHTDAALTAQILALQNGRGHLPTGIGVSGSGGGLGGGGGDDEVSRRLLRNSSTVSNKDKKLPITYSQWKSRTYRRFDDGKRSVDFVLAYNGEDQVEEHRRKREIFETNLQREGLQLEHNKVQRVHFIKIHAPAEVLYRYAEILKIKVPLKPIPGQEQVFAESEHQFKSVVSRMCRSLFSSVQLNTALFPEREPRIHLEFSRNYLELYDTEHPNFFDASTRYSIINFILQRQHFVEGEESADNLGIEKLVQDSVYTCSYTLHDKDDRDRLLKEWANITKWKNLQPLDQIKDYFGAKVALYFAWLGFYTQMLIPISLFGVACFLYGFITWSSDPISRDICDDNGTIMCPQCDRSCDYWRLNETCTSSKFNYLIDNNMTVVFALAMAVWAVAYLEFWKRYSAGLVHRWGLTGFTHHVEHPRPQYLAKISRSKRLANRRTTTTTTTLQGNHEAKPKVTLDPDVPFWSIKFLPNFTSYSIMVLFICISVIAIAGIIIYRMAQRASHSILGSENSMTFKVMILPMTAGVIDLIVISLLDLVYSNLAVRLTNYEYCRTQTEYDESLTIKNYVFQFVNYYSSLFYIAFLKGKFVGYPAKYNRVLGFRQEECNPGGCLMELCMQLVIIMAGKQVVNAIVEMLIPYLMRTLKELSYRHGWYKSHKDNRLVPYNQFTEDYNLLPAESNSLYVEYLEMVVQFGFITLFSLAFPLAPLLALINNVVEVRLDAIKMLRFLRRPVGMRAHDIGVWHNIMTVVTRIAVASSAMIIAFSSNLIPKIVYAASMGDPELNNYLNFTLAVFNTKDFQVEPLLGGSQYVNETVCRYTEFRNPPWHPQPYKRPMIYWKILTGRLAFIVIYQNIITMLQGILRWAVPDVSGRLLKRIKRENFLLREHIIEYERQQVHIQAATTPTTTATQLKSEEGSALRQRQRETDDNNTNTSYV
- the LOC108071789 gene encoding anoctamin-6 isoform X4, whose product is MLSGLLHCYRRTGEQQLEESVKTYRRFDDGKRSVDFVLAYNGEDQVEEHRRKREIFETNLQREGLQLEHNKVQRVHFIKIHAPAEVLYRYAEILKIKVPLKPIPGQEQVFAESEHQFKSVVSRMCRSLFSSVQLNTALFPEREPRIHLEFSRNYLELYDTEHPNFFDASTRYSIINFILQRQHFVEGEESADNLGIEKLVQDSVYTCSYTLHDKDDRDRLLKEWANITKWKNLQPLDQIKDYFGAKVALYFAWLGFYTQMLIPISLFGVACFLYGFITWSSDPISRDICDDNGTIMCPQCDRSCDYWRLNETCTSSKFNYLIDNNMTVVFALAMAVWAVAYLEFWKRYSAGLVHRWGLTGFTHHVEHPRPQYLAKISRSKRLANRRTTTTTTTLQGNHEAKPKVTLDPDVPFWSIKFLPNFTSYSIMVLFICISVIAIAGIIIYRMAQRASHSILGSENSMTFKVMILPMTAGVIDLIVISLLDLVYSNLAVRLTNYEYCRTQTEYDESLTIKNYVFQFVNYYSSLFYIAFLKGKFVGYPAKYNRVLGFRQEECNPGGCLMELCMQLVIIMAGKQVVNAIVEMLIPYLMRTLKELSYRHGWYKSHKDNRLVPYNQFTEDYNLLPAESNSLYVEYLEMVVQFGFITLFSLAFPLAPLLALINNVVEVRLDAIKMLRFLRRPVGMRAHDIGVWHNIMTVVTRIAVASSAMIIAFSSNLIPKIVYAASMGDPELNNYLNFTLAVFNTKDFQVEPLLGGSQYVNETVCRYTEFRNPPWHPQPYKRPMIYWKILTGRLAFIVIYQNIITMLQGILRWAVPDVSGRLLKRIKRENFLLREHIIEYERQQVHIQAATTPTTTATQLKSEEGSALRQRQRETDDNNTNTSYV
- the LOC108071789 gene encoding anoctamin-6 isoform X2, with the translated sequence MDERESLYFDTISLADSEAAAAAAAHRKSLSQSRNTIYHSAVDLAGDEGRSGSSLRLGSGAAAEHAALAWQPGYRQSTALEHLNGGGGGDHTDAALTAQILALQNGRGHLPTGIGVSGSGGGLGGGGGDDEVSRRLLRNSSTVSNKDKKLPITYSQWKSRTYRRFDDGKRSVDFVLAYNGEDQVEEHRRKREIFETNLQREGLQLEHNKVQRVHFIKIHAPAEVLYRYAEILKIKVPLKPIPGQEQVFAESEHQFKSVVSRMCRSLFSSVQLNTALFPEREPRIHLEFSRNYLELYDTEHPNFFDASTRYSIINFILQRQHFVEGEESADNLGIEKLVQDSVYTCSYTLHDKDDRDRLLKEWANITKWKNLQPLDQIKDYFGAKVALYFAWLGFYTQMLIPISLFGVACFLYGFITWSSDPISRDICDDNGTIMCPQCDRSCDYWRLNETCTSSKFNYLIDNNMTVVFALAMAVWAVAYLEFWKRYSAGLVHRWGLTGFTHHVEHPRPQYLAKISRSKRLANRRTTTTTTTLQGNHEAKPKVTLDPDVPFWSIKFLPNFTSYSIMVLFICISVIAIAGIIIYRMAQRASHSILGSENSMTFKVMILPMTAGVIDLIVISLLDLVYSNLAVRLTNYEYCRTQTEYDESLTIKNYVFQFVNYYSSLFYIAFLKGKFVGYPAKYNRVLGFRQEECNPGGCLMELCMQLVIIMAGKQVVNAIVEMLIPYLMRTLKELSYRHGWYKSHKDNRLVPYNQFTEDYNLLPAESNSLYVEYLEMVVQFGFITLFSLAFPLAPLLALINNVVEVRLDAIKMLRFLRRPVGMRAHDIGVWHNIMTVVTRIAVASSAMIIAFSSNLIPKIVYAASMGDPELNNYLNFTLAVFNTKDFQVEPLLGGSQYVNETVCRYTEFRNPPWHPQPYKRPMIYWKILTGRLAFIVIYQNIITMLQGILRWAVPDVSGRLLKRIKRENFLLREHIIEYERQQVHIQAATTPTTTATQLKSEEGSALRQRQRETDDNNTNTSYV
- the LOC108071700 gene encoding uncharacterized protein, coding for MNSVKHLKELREEEREEFFDSFNLVFCDCDGVIWYPLRDFIPGSAAALAHLEFRGKQVTFVTNNSISSMKEHIEKFAQQGHLKIDAHQIVHPAQTICDHLKSIKFEGLIYCLATPPFRQLLKEAGFRLTEESGPGIIRSLKDLHEAIYGGEPVAAVVIDVDFNLSAAKMMRAHVQLQNPKCLFLAGAADALIPFGQGDIIGPGPFIDVVTQSVGRQPITLGKPGEDLRQLLLQRHPDVPPNRVLFVGDSLASDIGFARASGYQTLLVLTGGTRLEDVQRLPAGHPQVPDYLADCLGDICGADNR
- the LOC108071789 gene encoding anoctamin-6 isoform X3 produces the protein MYSAVRTHDYDYPESEMDERESLYFDTISLADSEAAAAAAAHRKSLSQSRNTIYHSAVDLAGDEGRSGSSLRLGSGAAAEHAALAWQPGYRQSTALEHLNGGGGGDHTDAALTAQILALQNGRGHLPTGIGVSGSGGGLGGGGGDDETYRRFDDGKRSVDFVLAYNGEDQVEEHRRKREIFETNLQREGLQLEHNKVQRVHFIKIHAPAEVLYRYAEILKIKVPLKPIPGQEQVFAESEHQFKSVVSRMCRSLFSSVQLNTALFPEREPRIHLEFSRNYLELYDTEHPNFFDASTRYSIINFILQRQHFVEGEESADNLGIEKLVQDSVYTCSYTLHDKDDRDRLLKEWANITKWKNLQPLDQIKDYFGAKVALYFAWLGFYTQMLIPISLFGVACFLYGFITWSSDPISRDICDDNGTIMCPQCDRSCDYWRLNETCTSSKFNYLIDNNMTVVFALAMAVWAVAYLEFWKRYSAGLVHRWGLTGFTHHVEHPRPQYLAKISRSKRLANRRTTTTTTTLQGNHEAKPKVTLDPDVPFWSIKFLPNFTSYSIMVLFICISVIAIAGIIIYRMAQRASHSILGSENSMTFKVMILPMTAGVIDLIVISLLDLVYSNLAVRLTNYEYCRTQTEYDESLTIKNYVFQFVNYYSSLFYIAFLKGKFVGYPAKYNRVLGFRQEECNPGGCLMELCMQLVIIMAGKQVVNAIVEMLIPYLMRTLKELSYRHGWYKSHKDNRLVPYNQFTEDYNLLPAESNSLYVEYLEMVVQFGFITLFSLAFPLAPLLALINNVVEVRLDAIKMLRFLRRPVGMRAHDIGVWHNIMTVVTRIAVASSAMIIAFSSNLIPKIVYAASMGDPELNNYLNFTLAVFNTKDFQVEPLLGGSQYVNETVCRYTEFRNPPWHPQPYKRPMIYWKILTGRLAFIVIYQNIITMLQGILRWAVPDVSGRLLKRIKRENFLLREHIIEYERQQVHIQAATTPTTTATQLKSEEGSALRQRQRETDDNNTNTSYV
- the LOC108071699 gene encoding chronophin, which codes for MEASSITTRRTKPKHILQLSEEERRSFCDSFDHVFSDIDGVLWALENLVPHAADGYKALERIGKQLTFVTNNSVRTMDQCVRRFAKIGLQVKPEQIWHPAQSIVEYLQRIKFEGLIYIIASQPFKAVLREAGFQLLDGPNEFIEESYESLARHIFGREPVRAVVVDVDFNLSSPKILRAHMYLRRPECLLLVGATDRLLPVSKEVNIIGPGPFASILEEASGKPPLTLGKPGRQLGELLVQHYAISQPSRALMIGDMLAQDVGFGRVCGFQTLLVLSGGCTLEQLQAETNPNHIPDYYADSVADLALMLGEGPKAHV